A genomic window from Cucumis melo cultivar AY chromosome 8, USDA_Cmelo_AY_1.0, whole genome shotgun sequence includes:
- the LOC127150459 gene encoding uncharacterized protein LOC127150459, with protein sequence METDDKFLQFEEDLDNIAGGSSSVGDNTGSSSQQTTPTPRRRAQSRLLELERHVAINGRIPMTIAPGAEKPISPHAVRFSQAIGVCVRKTFPVRCLKWTDVGREYIEVVKGDLQRFFVLDFNDQAMNRFVEHQMLTTFKEFRADCHKHFKKYSDPEEARANPPNALVGRDEDWHFLCDHYISRAFQEQSRTNKAARQKQPYNHSSGSKSFLQRQYELAERRGQPVDRVELFQETHVRAGTFVSQAAEDAHNQMLELQSQPTPEGSQPLSEDEICDQVLGRRPGYSKGLGWGPKPKARRTASASSSSTSCSQSTQKEIELQAKLHEALERIEVQDRNHQPLASQVEAMKKMIEDLTRAQQGPPHDP encoded by the exons atggagacggacgataagttcctccagtttgaggaggatttagataacattgcgggagggtcgtcatctgtgggcgacaatacgg ggtcttcttctcaacaaacgaccccgactcctaggagacgtgcgcagtctcgactcttggagttagagcgccacgttgcaataaatgggcgcattccgatgacgatcgcccctggagcggagaagcctatttctccacacgccgttcgcttcagccaagcgataggcgtgtgcgtgcgaaagacatttcccgtccgctgtcttaagtggacggacgttgggagagaatacattgaggtcgtcaagggcgacctccag cgattctttgtgcttgatttcaacgatcaagcaatgaacaggtttgttgagcatcagatgctcacgacctttaaagagttccgggccgactgtcataaacatttcaaaaagtacagcgacccggaggaggctcgtgccaacccaccaaacgcattggttggacgtgatgaggattggcacttcctctgcgaccattatatcagccgtgcattccag gagcaatcacggacaaacaaggctgctcgacagaagcagccttacaatcatagtagcgggtcgaagtcgtttctacaacgacagtatgagctcgctgaaagaagagggcagccggtcgatcgtgtggaattgttccaggaaacacacgttcgagctgggacattcgtgtcgcaggccgccgaggatgcgcat aatcaaatgctggaactccaatcccagcctaccccagagggtagtcagccactctctgaggatgagatatgcgatcaggtgttgggtcgacgaccaggctactcaaaaggccttggttggggacccaagccgaaggcccgcagaacggcaagtgcaagcagttcgtcgacatcttgttcgcagtccacacaaaaagagattgaattacaagctaaacttcatgaagctttggaacggattgaagtacaagatagaaatcaccaaccattagcttcacaagtggaagctatgaaaaagatgattgaagacctaactcgtgcacaacagggaccaccacatgatccctag
- the LOC127150458 gene encoding uncharacterized protein LOC127150458 produces the protein MHIEKNVCDNLIGTLLNIEGKTKDTTNARLDLQDLKIRKDLHLVEVGNRLVKPHASYTLTTSERVEFCKFLKSVKFPDGFVSNISRCVHEREGKISGLKTHDCHVLLHRLLPIGIRAFLPKNVYTAITELCNFFRDLCARTIRVSDLDRLQADIIIILCKLERIFPPAFFSVMVHLAVHLPYETKITGPVSYSWMYPIERSLRTLKQYVRNKARPEGSIAEGYIMNESSTFCSRYLRGIETRFTRDERNDDTIVENEVIGDFEIFKQKVRPLGASSVRAISEEEKRLFHWYILNNADEITEYRKKHLRLQRRHAQTSMDLYKIHERAFPEWFRAQVLELRQSANLSDDFFSLAMGPSFDVRCYNGCIVGGVRFHTIELDSRRTTQNSGIMVIGESDASGTGDNNFYGVLDEVLHVQYPLGRNVWLFKCRWYDTDVNKSQRTTHIEVGYKSLNTSRFWYAEEPVILATQAHQVFYVDDPKNGINWKVVQVIQNKRIWDVPEVEDVQNDHINIVEVVVSHQVDDHIEDDTLCRNDVDPTIVERPVVRHVTDDFIDDVDEHLSHASDEEL, from the exons atgcacattgagaagaatgtttgtgacaatttgattggtacgttattgaacatcgaagggaaaacgaaggataccacgaatgctaGGTTGGACTtacaagatctgaagataagaaaggatttacatcttgtagaagtgggtaaccgattggtgaagccacatgcgagctacacgttgactaccagtgaacgagtagagttttgtaagtttctgaaatcagttaagtttcccgatggatttgtttccaatatatcgagatgtgtgcatgaaagagagGGGAAAATATCAGGACTAAAAACGCATGATTgccatgttttattacatcgactgctaccaattggtattcgagcattcttaccgAAGAACGTATACACTGCTATAAccgaattatgtaattttttccgTGACTTGTGCGCCcgaacgataagagtaagtgatctagacagattgcaagcagatatcataatcatactttgtaagttggaaagaatatttccacctgccttttttagcgttatggtgcaccttgccgttcacttaccatatgaaacgaaGATTACTGGTCCGGTttcttatagttggatgtatccgaTTGAAAGGAGTCTACGAACGTTAAAGCagtatgttagaaacaaagcacgtcctgAGGGGTCAATTGCAGAAGGCTATATCATGAATGAATCTAGTACCTTTTGTTCACGTTACCTACGTGGTATAGAGActcgattcacaagagatgagcgaaatgatgataccattgtagagaacgaggtaattggtgattttgaaattttcaagcagaaagtacgacccttaggtgcatcaagtgttcgtgctatatcagaggaagagaaacgactcttccattggtacatactGAATAATGCTGACGAAATAAcagagtatcgcaa gaaacatttgaggctcCAACGTCGACATGCTCAAACTTCTATGGATTTGTATAAAATACATGAACGAGCATTCCCTGAATGGTTTCGAGCACAGGTGTTAGAACTGCGTCAGTCTGCAAACCTATctgatgatttcttctcactagcGATGGGACCATCCTTTGACGttcgttgttacaatggatgcatcgtTGGTGGTGTAAGATTTCACACTATTGAACTTGATTCTCGACGTACTACTCAAAATAGTGGAATaatggtcattggtgaaagcgatgcaagtggaactggagacaataatttctacggtgttctggacgaagtgttgcacgtacaatatccgttgggaagaaatgtatggctatttaagtgtcgaTGGTATGACACGGacgtaaacaaaagtcaaagaacgaCACACATTGAAGtagggtacaaatctctcaacacatCCCGATTTTGGTACGCggaggaacctgtaattcttgcaactcaagcacatcaagttttttatgtagatgatccaaaaaatggtatcaattggaaagttgtgcaagtcatccaaaataagcgtatttgggacgtgccagaagtggaggatgttcagaatgaccatattaatatagtagaagttgttgtaagccaccaagtggatgaccacatcgaggatgacactctatgcagaaatgacgttgatcccacaatcgttgaaagaccggttgtgcgtcatgtcactgatgacttcatcgacgatgtggatgaacacttgtcacatgcaagcgatgaggaattatag